A region from the Volucribacter amazonae genome encodes:
- a CDS encoding ClpP-like prohead protease/major capsid protein fusion protein, which produces MTTTQHNPALTKNSRSWYQIQAKGKQGAEIRIFEEIGFLGVTAKAFSKELTALGKDLEQLDIHIHSPGGDVFEGIAIYNLLKNHPAKKTVYIDGLAASMASVIAMAGDEIIMPENAMMMIHKPWGVQGGDAEEMRKYADLLDKVEHILIPAYAEKTGKSHQELAEMLACETWLNGRECVEQGFADILAKPLQAMASYQSKKLEDYNNMPKHIKDMLSTEDNRVQALSQQEQPTTQSQPEAPAQTAQLQAQMAERNQAIKAVFAPFNGQYNELLVECLGDIHISPEQAKDKLLAKLGENTSPSVPQNYIYVDNGNLVGDSVKASLLARAGFEGSQKDNAYNAMTLRELARVSLTDRGISILNLNPMQMVGLAFTHSTSDFGQILIDVAHKSVLKGWAESTENFEQWTHKGTLTDFRPAYRVGLGGFDSLPQVREGAEYRYVTLSDTGTQVSLATYGGMFSLTRQLIINDDMHMLTQVPYKLGQAARATIADLVFAQLTGDPVMGYDGKKLYDASHKNTLTSGKMDIATLDSAIQLMNGQKSFDGKQLAIEPDLLLAPTALYTRAKQVIGSSSVEGAEINSGIINPLKDIVPVVKSQRLQAQNAKIWYLINKEAIEVSYLNGVETPFIDQQTGFNVDGVTTKVRIDAGVNVLDHRGIVRVTNS; this is translated from the coding sequence CAAAAGCCTTTAGCAAAGAACTTACTGCCTTAGGTAAAGATTTAGAACAGCTTGATATTCATATTCATTCGCCCGGAGGCGATGTATTTGAGGGCATTGCCATTTACAACCTTCTCAAAAATCATCCAGCGAAAAAGACCGTCTATATTGACGGTCTTGCTGCCTCTATGGCATCGGTCATTGCCATGGCAGGCGATGAAATCATTATGCCTGAAAATGCTATGATGATGATCCATAAGCCTTGGGGCGTACAAGGTGGCGATGCGGAAGAAATGCGTAAATATGCTGATCTGCTTGATAAAGTAGAACATATTTTAATTCCTGCGTACGCTGAAAAAACCGGCAAATCTCACCAAGAGTTAGCCGAAATGCTAGCCTGCGAAACTTGGCTTAACGGACGAGAATGTGTTGAACAAGGTTTCGCCGATATACTTGCCAAGCCCTTACAGGCAATGGCTTCCTATCAATCCAAAAAACTAGAGGACTACAACAATATGCCAAAACACATTAAAGATATGTTATCTACAGAAGATAACCGCGTACAGGCGTTAAGCCAACAAGAACAACCTACAACGCAATCCCAGCCAGAAGCGCCAGCTCAGACGGCACAATTACAAGCCCAAATGGCGGAACGTAACCAAGCCATTAAAGCGGTATTTGCGCCCTTTAATGGGCAATACAATGAATTATTGGTGGAATGTTTAGGAGATATTCATATTAGCCCAGAGCAAGCCAAAGACAAACTGTTAGCTAAATTAGGCGAAAATACCAGCCCAAGCGTGCCACAAAACTATATTTATGTAGACAACGGTAATTTAGTGGGCGATAGTGTCAAAGCCTCATTGCTTGCCCGAGCAGGCTTTGAGGGTAGCCAAAAAGACAACGCTTACAATGCAATGACATTGCGTGAATTAGCCCGAGTGTCTTTAACTGATCGAGGTATCAGCATTTTAAACCTCAATCCAATGCAAATGGTCGGTTTAGCCTTTACTCACTCTACCTCTGATTTTGGGCAGATTCTCATTGATGTTGCACATAAATCCGTCTTAAAAGGTTGGGCAGAAAGCACCGAAAACTTTGAGCAATGGACACATAAAGGCACCTTAACGGATTTCCGTCCTGCTTATCGGGTCGGATTAGGTGGCTTTGATAGCTTACCACAAGTTCGTGAGGGGGCTGAGTATCGCTATGTTACCTTAAGCGACACAGGAACCCAAGTTTCCCTTGCCACTTATGGCGGAATGTTTAGCTTAACACGTCAGCTTATCATTAATGATGATATGCATATGTTAACCCAAGTGCCTTATAAATTAGGGCAAGCGGCACGAGCTACCATTGCGGATTTAGTGTTTGCGCAATTAACCGGCGATCCTGTGATGGGCTATGATGGTAAAAAACTCTATGATGCTTCCCATAAAAATACCCTAACGAGCGGCAAAATGGATATTGCTACCCTTGATAGTGCTATTCAGTTAATGAATGGACAAAAATCCTTTGATGGTAAGCAACTGGCGATTGAGCCTGATTTATTGCTTGCCCCTACCGCCCTATATACAAGAGCTAAACAAGTGATCGGCTCCAGTTCAGTAGAGGGGGCGGAGATTAACTCAGGTATCATCAATCCATTGAAAGATATTGTGCCTGTAGTGAAATCGCAACGCTTACAAGCTCAAAATGCCAAAATCTGGTACCTAATTAACAAAGAAGCCATTGAAGTGAGCTATTTAAATGGGGTGGAAACGCCATTTATTGATCAGCAAACAGGCTTTAATGTGGACGGGGTAACCACCAAAGTGCGTATTGATGCAGGGGTTAATGTATTAGACCATCGTGGTATTGTACGTGTAACCAATAGCTAA
- the gpU gene encoding phage tail terminator protein — translation MLIHQKIREKVTALLTGNIPLINHIYPCRPLFIDIDQEKAVIAVFLSDIEAQEISLCSHQWNAALNIAIYLKTAEGEAELDRIAEQVKQCLQQAVKTEAIFDVVNEISLTEYLYEQDQTNRTWFVANIRYQINYED, via the coding sequence ATGTTAATACATCAAAAAATTCGTGAAAAAGTGACCGCCCTTTTAACAGGGAATATTCCCCTTATCAATCATATTTACCCCTGTCGTCCATTATTTATTGATATTGATCAGGAAAAAGCGGTCATTGCCGTTTTTCTCAGTGATATTGAAGCTCAAGAAATTTCCCTTTGTAGTCATCAATGGAACGCCGCTCTCAATATCGCGATTTACCTTAAAACCGCAGAAGGCGAAGCCGAGCTTGATCGCATTGCTGAACAGGTTAAACAATGCCTTCAACAAGCGGTAAAAACCGAGGCGATTTTTGACGTCGTCAATGAAATCTCCTTGACTGAATACCTTTATGAACAAGATCAAACCAATCGTACTTGGTTTGTGGCAAATATTCGTTATCAAATTAACTATGAGGACTAA
- a CDS encoding DUF2190 family protein produces MAKNFIQQGDTIDFTAKKTLTSGEVVVLEDLIGICVTDVENKGTGTAIVGGVWQVKAKQADDIKQGAVLYWSDTEGATLTAGSNKRLGIAWTNSDTSSSLVEVKINA; encoded by the coding sequence ATGGCAAAAAATTTTATTCAACAAGGCGATACCATTGATTTTACGGCTAAAAAAACGCTTACCAGTGGCGAAGTCGTCGTATTAGAAGATCTGATTGGTATCTGCGTCACCGATGTAGAAAACAAAGGCACAGGTACAGCCATTGTTGGCGGTGTATGGCAAGTAAAAGCGAAACAAGCCGATGATATTAAACAAGGGGCGGTTTTATACTGGTCTGATACTGAGGGAGCAACATTAACCGCTGGATCAAATAAACGGCTAGGTATTGCTTGGACAAACTCAGATACCTCTTCATCATTGGTCGAGGTAAAGATCAATGCTTAG
- a CDS encoding phage tail protein — protein sequence MLSPFEQALAKAEQDIQQLMMNEWLIQNQPYPALLDESPNVMGDDPIINGTCRTLTLFKSSGYQPKLGHQVSRGQQHYVVRGFSFSDELIILQLE from the coding sequence ATGCTTAGCCCCTTTGAGCAAGCATTGGCAAAAGCAGAGCAAGATATTCAACAGCTTATGATGAATGAATGGCTGATCCAAAATCAGCCATATCCTGCTTTACTTGATGAAAGCCCTAATGTAATGGGCGATGATCCGATTATTAACGGTACCTGTCGTACTCTAACCTTGTTTAAGTCCTCAGGTTACCAACCTAAATTAGGGCATCAGGTTAGTCGTGGACAACAACATTACGTTGTACGAGGGTTTAGCTTTAGTGATGAGCTTATTATTTTACAGTTGGAGTAA
- a CDS encoding phage tail protein, with translation MSVKVTGLEQLQANAQQLVKQQLPNAVAKSLNKIAKNARKKAIKQVAAHIGVPVRTLQGRVRSQSAKRRQPVAKMRVNRMDMPLIRLLERPRNKIWVGKGGIIVGKYAVERGFKQKLKNGRQHIMQRVGKARYPIDVVKIPLSTPLTNAFHQQLKDYPAQVQNELRQQLQFILGK, from the coding sequence ATGAGTGTAAAGGTAACGGGGCTAGAACAACTACAAGCCAATGCGCAACAATTAGTAAAACAACAGCTCCCTAACGCCGTTGCCAAAAGTTTGAATAAAATTGCCAAAAATGCCCGTAAAAAGGCGATTAAACAAGTGGCGGCTCATATTGGTGTTCCAGTTAGAACCTTACAAGGACGTGTGCGTAGTCAATCAGCGAAACGGCGTCAGCCTGTGGCAAAAATGCGAGTGAATCGTATGGATATGCCATTAATTCGCTTGTTAGAACGCCCTAGAAACAAAATATGGGTAGGCAAAGGTGGCATTATCGTAGGTAAGTATGCGGTTGAACGTGGTTTTAAACAAAAACTGAAAAACGGACGACAACATATTATGCAACGTGTCGGCAAAGCGCGTTATCCTATTGATGTGGTTAAAATTCCCTTAAGTACCCCATTAACCAATGCGTTTCATCAACAACTGAAAGATTATCCTGCTCAAGTACAAAATGAGTTACGTCAACAACTCCAATTTATACTCGGAAAATAA